In Brevibacillus brevis NBRC 100599, a single genomic region encodes these proteins:
- a CDS encoding glycosyltransferase family 4 protein, translating to MICLKKILQVCAIDRSVESLLYPLIEKLMDEGYEVHTACSDTGRFDVLTAKGLTLRSIPIKRKIDPISNLGTIGALYRLMKREKYDVVHVHTPIAAVLGRVAARLAGVSHVIYTAHGYFFHEGMSKSTYQMYYTLEKWFARHMTDYLLLQSREDYELSVQDGFSSKTERILHIGNGVDLTERFQPRHVTREKVQSIKSSLGLQDDHVVITYVGRMVSEKGIFELLEAFRKLAGEFPRLRLLLVGDVSSSERDQRGQNFVELCRQHPQIILAGFRTDIPELMATSDIFVLPSHREGLPRSIIEAMAMAKPIVATNIRGCREEVRDGVNGFLVEPKQVSPLYAALKKLVVDSRLREAFGQNSRSIALEHFDERTVLAKQAALFAQLTGQLREEREQEKGGSGEDWTRREHSSFP from the coding sequence GTGATCTGCTTGAAAAAAATCTTGCAAGTATGCGCAATTGACCGCTCTGTAGAAAGCTTGCTGTATCCCCTGATTGAAAAGCTGATGGATGAAGGCTATGAGGTGCATACTGCGTGTTCGGATACAGGACGCTTTGATGTGCTAACAGCAAAGGGATTGACGCTTCGAAGTATCCCCATTAAGCGAAAGATCGACCCGATTTCCAATTTGGGCACAATTGGAGCCTTGTATCGGCTGATGAAACGGGAGAAATATGATGTCGTGCATGTCCATACGCCAATTGCCGCTGTTCTCGGGCGTGTGGCAGCAAGGCTGGCAGGAGTGTCGCATGTCATTTACACAGCGCATGGCTACTTCTTTCATGAGGGAATGAGCAAAAGTACGTATCAGATGTACTACACGCTAGAAAAATGGTTTGCCAGGCATATGACCGACTATCTTTTGCTTCAGAGTCGAGAGGATTACGAGTTGAGCGTGCAGGATGGCTTCTCCTCCAAGACGGAGCGGATTCTGCACATTGGCAACGGTGTTGATCTCACAGAACGCTTTCAACCACGACACGTTACGAGAGAAAAGGTCCAGTCTATCAAGTCCTCACTCGGGCTGCAGGATGATCATGTGGTGATTACCTATGTGGGACGTATGGTCTCGGAAAAAGGGATTTTTGAGCTGTTGGAAGCCTTTCGCAAGCTGGCGGGCGAATTTCCGCGTCTGCGCCTCTTGTTGGTGGGGGACGTATCTTCCAGTGAACGCGATCAGCGGGGGCAAAACTTCGTGGAGCTTTGTCGACAGCATCCGCAAATCATTTTGGCTGGGTTCCGCACAGACATCCCGGAGCTGATGGCCACAAGCGATATTTTTGTTCTTCCCTCTCATCGCGAAGGGCTGCCTCGATCCATCATTGAGGCGATGGCGATGGCAAAACCGATCGTCGCTACGAATATCCGTGGATGTCGGGAAGAAGTCAGGGACGGTGTGAACGGATTTTTAGTAGAACCAAAACAAGTAAGTCCCTTGTATGCAGCCTTAAAAAAGCTCGTAGTGGATTCGAGACTCAGAGAAGCATTCGGACAGAATAGCCGCAGCATCGCGCTTGAGCACTTCGATGAGCGGACAGTCCTTGCGAAGCAGGCGGCGTTATTTGCCCAACTGACTGGTCAGCTGCGAGAAGAAAGAGAGCAGGAGAAAGGAGGCAGCGGAGAAGA
- a CDS encoding O-antigen ligase family protein, translating into MMIKEKLSPDKILLLLYVVLKPFYFFPSGNPQIADFLMLILIAYSFLFRLGRVNRRLGLFLFLTLLFLYDIMMVNGIWAIALGGEMDVFSSTKWYMYNGAVMFALIILFRRNPQEYVKWIFLATSTSLLVQAFLLVSGLSPDSGEFRQSLFFNNPNQLGYFGLLCMGICLLCARFVSVKTIPLFISIGTAFSIIAASLSKAAIISAVGMYLVFLLLSIKERTGLFWINLLCVLVSSFTVFFIYLYTNENVLSDASIYTQIEERMVTLGEDSDDNLAARGYDRIANHPQYILFGAGEGMYERFNSSISLELHSTLANLFFSYGVIGTVLFILMIYGAVRGHRLVAWYPLVFQVLYGLTHNGIRETFFWILLALYFVTAEINTRQIKNGGDLLEKNLASMRN; encoded by the coding sequence ATGATGATCAAGGAAAAGCTCTCCCCGGACAAGATCCTTCTTTTGCTATATGTGGTGCTTAAGCCCTTCTACTTCTTCCCAAGTGGCAATCCGCAAATCGCCGATTTTCTTATGCTGATTTTGATCGCCTACAGCTTCTTGTTTCGCCTGGGGCGGGTCAATCGCAGACTCGGATTGTTTCTCTTCCTTACCCTTCTGTTTTTGTACGACATTATGATGGTGAATGGCATATGGGCGATTGCACTGGGCGGGGAAATGGATGTATTCAGCTCGACCAAGTGGTACATGTACAACGGAGCCGTGATGTTTGCCCTGATTATTTTGTTCAGGCGCAATCCGCAAGAGTACGTCAAATGGATCTTCCTGGCTACATCCACTTCCTTGCTCGTTCAGGCATTCCTTCTCGTGTCAGGTTTGTCACCGGATAGCGGAGAGTTCAGGCAATCGTTGTTCTTTAACAATCCGAACCAGCTCGGCTATTTTGGGCTCTTGTGCATGGGAATATGCCTACTGTGTGCTCGCTTCGTGTCTGTAAAGACCATTCCTCTCTTTATTTCGATAGGCACGGCGTTTAGCATCATTGCAGCGTCCCTGTCGAAAGCAGCGATCATTAGTGCCGTAGGGATGTACCTCGTTTTTTTGCTCCTCTCCATCAAAGAACGAACGGGCTTGTTTTGGATAAATCTGCTTTGCGTGCTCGTCTCGTCCTTCACTGTCTTCTTCATCTATTTGTACACCAACGAAAACGTGCTGAGCGACGCATCTATTTACACACAAATCGAAGAACGAATGGTAACACTCGGCGAAGATTCGGATGACAATTTGGCAGCGCGGGGGTATGACCGGATTGCCAACCATCCGCAGTACATTTTGTTCGGAGCAGGGGAAGGGATGTACGAGCGATTTAACAGCAGCATTTCGTTGGAGCTGCATTCTACCTTAGCCAATCTGTTCTTTTCCTACGGCGTAATAGGCACGGTGTTGTTTATTCTCATGATTTATGGGGCGGTCCGTGGGCATCGATTGGTTGCTTGGTATCCGCTTGTCTTCCAAGTTTTGTATGGACTCACGCATAACGGAATTCGCGAAACGTTTTTCTGGATCTTGCTCGCGCTGTATTTCGTGACAGCCGAAATCAATACGCGTCAGATCAAAAATGGCGGTGATCTGCTTGAAAAAAATCTTGCAAGTATGCGCAATTGA
- a CDS encoding NTP transferase domain-containing protein, which yields MKALLMAAGLGSRINEQIDGIPKCTVDIGNQTLIENTITELKRNGIEEIAMVVGYQANVIIKQLRDEPIRFYHNPFYDRTNSIVSLWFARDFLQGSDCLLLNADVYFESKVLEVVLQETTCPVMFADPVRRYEGDYKFGYENGLLLRHGKGLSLEETTGEYVGIAKLQESFLPIFLRRLQRLIQEKQYDLWWENVLYSFLGEKNVYVAQIPPGLFWAEVDTWEDYRRILEFTNHLAHR from the coding sequence ATGAAGGCACTGCTCATGGCGGCAGGTCTCGGGTCACGAATCAACGAGCAAATTGACGGTATTCCCAAGTGTACCGTGGATATCGGGAACCAAACGCTCATTGAAAATACGATAACGGAGCTTAAGCGCAACGGAATTGAAGAGATCGCGATGGTGGTGGGCTATCAAGCCAACGTGATTATCAAGCAGCTCAGAGATGAACCTATCCGTTTTTACCACAATCCTTTTTATGATCGGACAAATAGTATCGTGTCCCTCTGGTTCGCCCGCGATTTTTTGCAAGGGAGCGATTGCTTGCTATTGAACGCCGACGTTTACTTTGAATCAAAGGTGCTGGAAGTCGTGTTGCAAGAGACCACATGTCCCGTCATGTTTGCTGATCCAGTCCGTCGCTATGAGGGAGATTATAAATTTGGTTATGAAAACGGACTGCTGCTTCGCCACGGAAAGGGACTCTCTCTGGAAGAGACAACTGGCGAATACGTTGGAATTGCCAAACTTCAAGAGAGCTTTCTGCCGATATTTTTGCGTCGATTGCAAAGGTTGATTCAGGAGAAGCAGTATGATTTATGGTGGGAAAATGTCCTCTATTCTTTTTTGGGCGAAAAGAATGTGTATGTCGCACAAATACCACCGGGATTGTTTTGGGCAGAGGTTGATACGTGGGAGGATTATCGGCGAATCCTGGAATTCACTAACCATCTGGCACACAGGTAA
- a CDS encoding CDP-alcohol phosphatidyltransferase family protein yields the protein MKDELYPSMFWDSEETRHCRVQVQKPWSREEFWSYYFIRRISIYVSLLLTRKTQISPNAITMGGIVAGLLSAAAFMYGTAASFLLGCFFCQLCYLADCVDGEVARMRNQKSKGGEWLDIGLNYALYLVSFGVIYGITDHHAMFDPWLLYLILLSIFAEILATNGSDLVFSQGKISHETVSMRKRSKWIDAFVFLFLTQTGYQLGVFVTAFLWAISGQMLFLLLWTFYHLFVGLARSMYKLKLNIKYVMPSLREGGESDEGTAHGGRSRVTNQRAN from the coding sequence GTGAAGGATGAGCTGTATCCGTCTATGTTTTGGGATAGTGAAGAGACACGCCATTGCCGTGTGCAGGTGCAGAAGCCGTGGAGCAGGGAAGAATTTTGGTCGTACTACTTCATTCGTCGCATCTCCATCTATGTGAGCTTATTGCTGACCCGAAAAACACAAATATCACCCAACGCGATTACAATGGGAGGGATTGTCGCCGGACTCCTTAGCGCTGCGGCATTTATGTACGGAACGGCAGCATCCTTTCTACTCGGCTGCTTCTTCTGTCAATTGTGCTACTTGGCGGATTGCGTCGACGGGGAAGTAGCCCGCATGCGTAATCAGAAGAGCAAGGGAGGAGAATGGCTGGACATCGGGCTCAACTATGCACTCTACCTAGTGTCATTCGGTGTGATTTACGGAATCACGGATCATCACGCGATGTTTGATCCGTGGCTACTCTATTTGATTTTGCTCTCGATTTTTGCCGAGATTTTGGCGACCAATGGTTCCGATCTCGTCTTTAGCCAAGGGAAAATCTCTCACGAAACAGTCTCTATGAGAAAGCGCAGCAAATGGATCGATGCTTTTGTCTTCCTTTTTCTTACCCAAACGGGCTATCAGTTGGGCGTGTTCGTTACCGCGTTTCTGTGGGCAATCAGCGGGCAGATGCTATTTTTGCTCCTATGGACCTTCTACCACCTGTTCGTCGGACTGGCCAGATCGATGTACAAGCTGAAGCTGAACATCAAATACGTCATGCCATCTCTGAGAGAAGGAGGGGAGTCGGATGAAGGCACTGCTCATGGCGGCAGGTCTCGGGTCACGAATCAACGAGCAAATTGA
- a CDS encoding flippase, with protein sequence MHALKLAWQRQWGRLNKDRDVHEVIRGSAFTFLFRLLGFVLLYLLQFYIAREYGAESLGIYSLTLTLMNIGMVLAVLGTDTAIIRFLSEFRAKGSLYQISEVFNKVVLWATLISIVLGVLLYVFSEQMSAYVFAGELPAEALRVVAWMLPFVSLARLYASAFRALHRVVISITVDIVGMRFLHLAFLFIAIPFFEPSTMLLIQLLAAAVFLNAVYGMGQWYVTSRGFRNSVQPTGGEPGVGLREIIAVALPMYLSASMELIMTWTDMIMLGIFTDAKTVGVYSVVIRLAMVTGFALISINTILSPKFSELYARNDIDGLKKMIAFANRLIFFTSAPLNLLVAIFAVPLLTFFGEEFASESLVLVILCMGQFVNFCTGSVIPLLTMTGHQKTARNILVCSAALNIIGNACLIPLYGIIGAAIATSISLICRDLCASYWASKYFGFRTWYIPFLSEKYSVSLQETRS encoded by the coding sequence ATGCATGCCCTCAAATTAGCTTGGCAACGACAATGGGGCCGTCTCAATAAAGATCGCGATGTTCACGAAGTGATTCGCGGCTCGGCCTTCACGTTTTTGTTTCGGCTCCTTGGCTTCGTACTGCTCTATCTCTTGCAGTTCTACATTGCCAGAGAGTATGGAGCCGAGAGCCTGGGCATCTATTCGCTGACGCTCACCCTGATGAACATCGGAATGGTGCTGGCCGTTTTGGGGACGGATACAGCCATCATCCGCTTTCTCTCGGAGTTTCGTGCGAAAGGCTCGCTTTATCAGATTTCTGAAGTATTCAACAAAGTAGTGCTGTGGGCGACGTTGATTTCGATTGTGCTTGGGGTACTTTTGTATGTGTTCTCAGAGCAGATGTCTGCCTACGTGTTTGCAGGGGAGCTGCCAGCAGAGGCACTGCGAGTCGTCGCGTGGATGCTTCCGTTTGTGTCGCTCGCAAGGCTGTATGCATCTGCATTTCGGGCGCTACATCGGGTTGTCATCTCGATCACTGTCGATATTGTCGGTATGCGTTTTCTGCACTTGGCGTTTCTCTTTATCGCCATTCCTTTTTTCGAACCCAGTACGATGCTCTTGATTCAACTGCTCGCAGCTGCTGTTTTCTTGAATGCTGTCTATGGGATGGGGCAGTGGTATGTGACAAGCCGAGGATTCCGTAACAGTGTACAGCCGACTGGGGGAGAGCCTGGTGTTGGGTTGAGGGAAATTATTGCAGTGGCACTCCCGATGTATCTGAGTGCGTCGATGGAATTGATCATGACGTGGACAGATATGATCATGCTGGGTATTTTTACGGATGCCAAAACTGTCGGAGTATACAGTGTGGTCATTCGTCTGGCAATGGTGACGGGCTTTGCGCTGATTTCCATCAATACGATCCTCTCTCCCAAGTTTTCTGAGCTGTACGCACGTAATGATATAGATGGCTTGAAAAAGATGATTGCGTTTGCCAATCGGCTCATTTTCTTCACCTCTGCTCCTCTCAATCTGCTGGTGGCGATATTCGCCGTTCCGTTGCTCACTTTCTTTGGCGAAGAGTTTGCGAGTGAGAGTCTCGTCCTTGTGATTTTGTGCATGGGGCAGTTTGTCAATTTTTGCACAGGCAGTGTTATCCCTTTATTGACAATGACCGGGCATCAAAAAACGGCCCGCAATATTCTTGTTTGTTCAGCTGCACTAAACATAATCGGAAACGCTTGTCTCATTCCGCTGTATGGAATTATCGGGGCGGCCATTGCAACTTCAATCAGCCTGATCTGTCGAGATCTTTGTGCTTCGTATTGGGCATCCAAATATTTTGGCTTTCGCACATGGTACATCCCGTTTTTGTCCGAAAAATATTCCGTCTCGCTCCAGGAGACGAGGTCATGA
- a CDS encoding CpsD/CapB family tyrosine-protein kinase — MSMRRQKPDDRYQKLIAHWEPLSPLVEGYRTLRLNIQFSMGDKLMQTILVTSPGASEGKTITAANLSLMMAKDHKKTVLLDFDLRNPRVHFTFDMPNLYGISSYFSDMCQIPDIIQPSGVSELSIITAGPIPHNPAEMLGTPRLLELMDYLRHSYDFVIVDSPPLIVSDAMVLAREMDGCVMVVDASKTKRDSAVKAVEQLKAAGANLLGVVLNNKKVGKREGYYGYGYNA; from the coding sequence ATGAGTATGAGAAGGCAGAAGCCTGATGATCGTTACCAAAAGCTGATCGCCCATTGGGAGCCGCTGTCTCCGCTGGTAGAGGGCTACCGTACCCTTCGCTTAAACATTCAGTTTTCCATGGGCGACAAGCTGATGCAAACGATTTTAGTCACCAGTCCAGGGGCTTCTGAGGGAAAAACGATCACCGCTGCCAACCTGTCCTTGATGATGGCAAAGGATCACAAGAAAACGGTGCTGCTTGATTTTGACTTGCGCAATCCGCGGGTACATTTCACTTTTGATATGCCCAATCTGTATGGGATCAGTTCTTACTTTTCGGATATGTGCCAGATTCCCGATATCATCCAACCGTCTGGGGTGTCAGAGCTGTCGATCATTACGGCAGGGCCAATCCCGCATAATCCAGCGGAAATGCTCGGGACGCCACGGCTCTTGGAATTGATGGACTATCTGCGCCACAGCTATGATTTTGTCATTGTCGATAGCCCGCCATTAATCGTAAGCGACGCAATGGTGCTGGCGAGGGAAATGGACGGCTGTGTCATGGTGGTGGATGCTAGCAAGACGAAGCGGGATTCTGCTGTCAAGGCGGTAGAGCAATTAAAAGCAGCAGGAGCCAATCTGCTTGGTGTTGTTCTCAACAACAAAAAGGTAGGGAAGAGAGAAGGCTACTACGGATATGGGTACAACGCATAG
- a CDS encoding YveK family protein has translation MNEELNLREILLMLLKRWKLILLITSLCTIGTALVSFYLLTPIYQAKTEILVNRSLDSTVESMLSVAEIDSNLKLIETYRVIIESPRVMERVLEVIGAGSTMEELLLQTKVEPVKDSQVISITVEDPDQGRAVLIANTIAKTFQEEVVKMLSMNNVHILAEARNNPAAIPVSPKPILNSVIAFVLGLATSMVVVFLLVQMDTRLQSEKEVEEYLGLPVLATIAVIDKKTRKAFRQPKVEEVRNEYEKAEA, from the coding sequence ATGAATGAGGAGCTTAATCTTCGTGAAATACTCCTGATGTTGTTGAAGCGATGGAAGCTGATCCTTTTGATTACCTCTTTATGCACTATCGGAACAGCGCTCGTGAGCTTCTATTTGCTGACACCGATTTATCAGGCGAAGACGGAAATATTAGTGAATCGCTCGCTGGATTCAACCGTAGAGAGCATGCTATCCGTCGCAGAAATTGATTCCAATCTGAAATTGATTGAGACCTATCGCGTCATTATTGAAAGTCCGCGGGTGATGGAGCGTGTGCTCGAAGTGATCGGGGCGGGTTCTACGATGGAGGAGCTGCTGCTTCAAACAAAGGTAGAGCCAGTCAAGGACTCGCAGGTCATTTCCATTACGGTAGAAGACCCGGATCAGGGCAGAGCTGTGCTCATCGCCAATACAATCGCGAAAACCTTTCAGGAAGAAGTCGTCAAAATGCTCAGCATGAACAACGTGCATATTTTGGCGGAAGCCCGAAACAATCCGGCGGCCATTCCCGTGAGTCCAAAGCCGATCCTCAATTCGGTAATCGCTTTTGTCCTCGGGTTGGCAACGTCTATGGTCGTCGTCTTCTTACTCGTGCAGATGGATACCCGACTTCAATCGGAAAAAGAAGTGGAGGAGTATTTAGGCTTACCTGTACTGGCAACCATTGCGGTGATTGATAAAAAAACGCGGAAGGCATTTCGCCAGCCCAAGGTGGAGGAAGTGAGGAATGAGTATGAGAAGGCAGAAGCCTGA
- a CDS encoding LCP family protein, producing the protein MSVSKWKEKIATIKWKRLLAWGGLICLISLSGYGVYVYLSLKETASKMYLPVRTQKSVEIPVATEPASVRQTSTMNPPEGATPPAAEVENSAILPKEPITLLLLGVDERENDKGRSDVILVLSVNPKTKSALLISIPRDTRTVIAHKGTQDKINHAYAFGGVQQAVDTVEQFLQLPVDYVVTANMEGFAGVIDALGGVEVNNKLAFTYADYTFPVGPIQLDGKQALVYARMRYEDPRGDLGRNERQQEIIKALLDKGVTLASPTRLNDVLTTMGKYVKTNMTFDVMKQLALSYSTAVTSVETIRLEGKGQMINGIYYYVVSPQERERLTESLSTFQKQIEPPVQLPKEGSDSIAGQRGKQDE; encoded by the coding sequence ATGAGCGTCAGCAAATGGAAGGAAAAGATCGCCACGATCAAGTGGAAGCGGCTGCTAGCATGGGGAGGATTGATTTGTCTCATCAGCCTGAGTGGTTATGGTGTGTATGTCTATCTTTCGTTAAAAGAAACGGCCAGCAAAATGTACCTCCCTGTTCGAACGCAGAAATCTGTCGAGATACCTGTAGCGACTGAACCAGCATCTGTGAGACAAACGTCGACCATGAATCCCCCAGAAGGAGCTACACCGCCTGCGGCTGAAGTGGAGAACTCCGCTATCTTGCCCAAAGAACCGATCACTCTACTGCTTCTTGGCGTTGATGAACGAGAGAATGACAAGGGGCGCTCAGATGTCATCCTCGTACTCTCCGTCAACCCGAAAACGAAATCTGCGTTGCTCATCAGTATACCGCGTGATACACGAACCGTTATCGCTCACAAAGGTACCCAGGATAAGATCAATCACGCCTATGCATTCGGCGGCGTGCAGCAGGCAGTAGACACCGTCGAGCAGTTTCTCCAATTACCCGTTGATTACGTGGTGACCGCGAATATGGAAGGGTTCGCAGGTGTGATCGATGCGCTGGGCGGAGTAGAAGTCAACAACAAGCTTGCCTTTACTTATGCCGATTACACCTTTCCGGTCGGTCCCATCCAGCTAGACGGGAAGCAAGCCTTGGTCTATGCTCGGATGCGCTACGAAGATCCGAGAGGCGACCTCGGGCGCAACGAAAGACAGCAGGAAATCATCAAGGCATTGCTGGACAAAGGGGTAACCCTTGCATCGCCTACTCGATTGAATGATGTCCTTACGACGATGGGGAAATACGTGAAAACGAACATGACGTTTGATGTGATGAAACAGCTTGCCCTAAGCTACAGTACGGCAGTTACCTCCGTTGAGACGATTCGTTTGGAAGGAAAGGGTCAAATGATCAATGGAATCTACTACTATGTTGTCAGCCCGCAAGAGCGCGAGAGGTTGACCGAGAGTCTTTCAACTTTTCAAAAACAAATCGAACCTCCCGTACAACTGCCAAAAGAAGGAAGTGACAGCATAGCGGGGCAAAGGGGGAAGCAGGATGAATGA
- a CDS encoding polysaccharide biosynthesis protein: MSYRKRRFWLSLSDAGIISLAVWLACLVRFDFSFTEISDYQPMYLMIGHVLFVVTGMHFAQLYRPVFRYVSVRELVSIIFATSFSVLALYLVLKMTYLLGWSVRFPTSLFLMTLAFVLLGITGSRFVWKWWYEEREKRTQDRRRTLIIGAGSAGVLVAREMKTSPLSELRPVAFIDDEPSKQNLRVYGLPVVGNRADVVRVVQRLSISDIVIAMPSASRQTIKEIFDICKTTRASVKILPHVADIISGKITMNMIRDVALEDLLGREPVQVNLEEITGYLRQQVVLVTGAGGSIGSELCRQIARFGPRKLLLLGNEENGIFEMGLELSRLFPEQETVSLIADIRDRQRISSIMHEYCPAVVFHAAAHKHVPLMENNPCEALKNNILGTKNVAECALETSVSHFILISTDKAVNPTSVMGATKRIAELLIQGYNHFGLTRFAAVRFGNVLGSRGSVVPVFLNQIRAGGPITITHPDMERFFMTIPEAAQLVIQAGALAQGGEIFILDMGKPVKIVDMALDLIRLAGLEPGKDISIVFTGIRSGEKLYEEILTAEEGLSSTCHNRIFIGKPLDFSWNELLAGIARLEQIADKGATMEDKQSIIEILQGIVPGYQSTSYVKEESTPVPYPVAIG, from the coding sequence GGCATGCACTTTGCTCAGCTCTATCGACCTGTTTTTCGCTATGTCAGTGTTCGCGAACTGGTCTCGATCATTTTTGCCACGAGCTTTTCTGTTTTGGCTCTCTATCTGGTACTAAAAATGACGTACCTGCTTGGTTGGTCCGTCCGATTTCCCACCTCACTCTTTCTCATGACACTAGCCTTTGTTTTGCTTGGGATCACAGGCTCTCGGTTTGTATGGAAGTGGTGGTATGAAGAGCGGGAGAAAAGAACGCAGGATCGCAGGCGCACATTAATTATCGGGGCAGGTAGTGCAGGAGTGCTCGTAGCCAGAGAGATGAAAACCTCGCCTTTGTCGGAGCTGCGTCCAGTGGCTTTTATCGACGATGAGCCCAGTAAACAAAATCTGCGTGTGTACGGCCTGCCCGTTGTAGGGAATCGGGCTGACGTTGTCCGTGTCGTTCAACGACTTTCCATCTCAGACATCGTGATTGCCATGCCATCTGCTTCTCGACAGACGATTAAGGAGATCTTCGATATTTGCAAAACGACGAGAGCAAGCGTCAAAATTTTGCCGCATGTAGCAGATATCATCAGCGGAAAAATCACGATGAACATGATTCGGGATGTAGCGTTGGAGGATTTATTGGGAAGAGAGCCTGTTCAAGTCAATCTGGAAGAGATTACGGGGTACTTGCGGCAGCAAGTCGTACTTGTGACAGGAGCGGGCGGCTCGATTGGGTCTGAGCTTTGCAGACAAATAGCTAGATTTGGCCCAAGGAAACTTCTTCTCTTGGGGAACGAAGAGAACGGTATTTTTGAAATGGGCCTGGAGCTCTCGCGTTTGTTTCCTGAGCAGGAGACAGTCAGCTTGATTGCAGATATTCGTGACAGACAAAGAATTTCTTCGATTATGCATGAATATTGTCCCGCCGTTGTTTTTCATGCGGCAGCCCACAAGCATGTGCCGTTAATGGAGAACAACCCGTGTGAGGCATTAAAAAATAACATTCTGGGTACGAAAAACGTGGCGGAATGCGCGCTGGAAACCAGCGTCTCTCATTTCATCCTTATCTCGACGGACAAGGCAGTGAATCCAACCAGTGTGATGGGAGCCACGAAAAGGATCGCTGAGCTACTGATCCAGGGTTATAACCATTTCGGACTTACCCGGTTTGCGGCTGTTCGCTTTGGAAATGTCCTGGGGAGCAGGGGGAGCGTCGTTCCCGTTTTTCTCAATCAAATACGGGCAGGTGGACCGATTACCATTACGCATCCAGATATGGAGAGATTCTTTATGACCATTCCTGAGGCTGCCCAGCTTGTTATCCAGGCGGGAGCACTCGCTCAGGGAGGGGAAATATTCATTCTCGATATGGGGAAACCGGTCAAGATTGTCGATATGGCCCTCGACCTGATTCGCTTGGCAGGCTTGGAGCCCGGGAAGGATATTTCGATCGTATTCACGGGAATTCGTTCGGGTGAGAAGCTGTACGAAGAAATTTTGACGGCGGAAGAAGGCTTGTCGTCTACTTGCCATAATCGCATCTTCATTGGGAAGCCGCTCGATTTTTCCTGGAATGAGCTCTTGGCAGGGATCGCCCGGTTGGAGCAAATTGCAGACAAGGGAGCGACGATGGAGGATAAACAATCCATCATCGAGATTTTGCAAGGGATCGTGCCAGGCTATCAATCCACTTCTTACGTGAAGGAAGAGTCTACGCCAGTCCCTTATCCAGTGGCGATCGGATGA